The Acropora palmata chromosome 3, jaAcrPala1.3, whole genome shotgun sequence nucleotide sequence GTCCACAGACAGGCAGTGAGGCGACTTAAACTCCCCGTCTCCAGCCCCCTTCATCCCGAAATTGTAAAGAAACTCGCCCTGTTTATCAAGAACTTTTATACAATGATCTCCATTTTCCGATACTATAAAATAGTTGCCGTGTTGGATACAGTGAGCGGGATCAATGAAAGAACCCTCCTCACCGATTGTACGCAAAAACTGACCATCGAGGGTAAAGATCTTTATTGATTTGTTGTTAGAATCAGCGACAATAATGTTGCCATCGCTGTCAATTGACAGCCCATGAGGACGGTCGAGCTGGTGATTCAGGTTTCCCTTTTCTCCAAACTGATGAAGATACTGTCCCTGATCATCAAAGATTTGAATTCGGTGGTTATAAGTGTCTGATActataatgttattattataaaaggTTATCCCACTAGGATAGTTGAACTGTCCCTGCAGATTACCTTTTCTACCAAACGATCTTAAGTGAGTTCCATCACCGAGAAATGTTTGTATGCGATGGTTACCATAATCAGCCACGACAATCTCGTCTTTGTGATTCACTGCTATCCCCCAAGGCCAATTAAACTTTCCAGGAGCTGATCCTTGTTTTCCAAAGGATAACACGGGTTTGAACAGTCTGGGTTTGAATTCAGTTTTGAAAGGACTGCCACGCACATGTTGCCCATTAACTTTCACGGATGCTTGACATGTTCCGACTTCTTTGGCAAAATAGCTGATCTCATAGCTGCCATCTTTGTTGTCGTAGATTTGCGGTTTCGTTGAACAGTCCTGTCCATCATGATTTCTGATATCCAATGTTACGCGGTTATTTTGATCATAGACTTGTTCTCCCATAATGTTCCGTGATATGACAACAATCTCGGCGAGAAGTCCAACAGTTCCATCGCTTATTCCTTTTCCCTCAACCGTCGACTCTTTCGAAatggtttttattttcaaaaagccCAGTTGTTCAGCATaaacataattaaataattcttcatttctttcaaaagcaaaatCTATGACATTCTCGCCGTCAAAGTCAACTGTGTCTTCTTGCTCACTTTCCTCCCGAAACAGTTGGTCTAGAAACTCATTTGGCAGCATGATTTGGGGGTTTGTGCTTCGGTTTAGCATCTTGTCGCATTTTTCGATTGCTGTTTGGTCCCTCTTCATTTCCTCTTCAATCTCCTGACTTTTGTCTCCTAGTCGCTCCAGgcactgttttgcttttttttctaccTCATCAaagattttgttctttttcgtTTCAATGGCTGCAATGAGATTGTAAGTGAACTGCTGTACCTCGCTTTTTACTGTTGCTGCGACATGTTGAACTTGGCTACAGTTTTCACCAAGTTTGGCAATTCTCGTCACCTTCTTCtgcactttttctttccttgattCAATCGCTCTATTTATTCTCAGCCTGTGTTCTTTTGCAGCTTCTTCCACAGAAGTCTTAGCGTGACCTTCGTGATCTATAAAGGCACACGAACTACATATTGCTGTTTTGCATACCTGACAGAACAGCTCTAATTCCTTCTTCACGTGTTTTGCGCAAAATGTTGGCTGCTTAAAAATGTTCTCAAAGTCTTCATCTCCAAAATCTTTTAAAGCCAACGCGTGGTGTTCCTTAAAAGTTTTTATCGTGTTATGTGAGGGAAGGCAATCCTCGCACCAGAACGAACGGCAAGTGAAGCAGTAGGCAGATTCTTGTCTTCTTTTGTCGCAATTTCCACACTTAACACCACTCGTTTTGCACTCTGTGACGGGCAAAGCATCCAACAAACTGTTCAGGCGAAAGTTTGTCGGCAAAGTGTTGAGATCACCATTTCCGGGGATAGTGAAGTTTCGCCGACACTCGGGGCATAAAATAGTATCTGGAGTTCCGCTGGTTGCTTGAATTCTTTGCAGACAGTGAAGGCAAAAACTGTGCAAACAAGGAAGCTGTTTTGGATCAGTGAACCTGTTGAAACACACGGGACAGCATACATGTTCGTAAATATTGTCCAGAAAGGTTTTGATATCCATAATAACTGCGCACACAGAGCATTACTCACGTTGAACACACCTT carries:
- the LOC141877013 gene encoding E3 ubiquitin-protein ligase TRIM45-like, translating into MDIKTFLDNIYEHVCCPVCFNRFTDPKQLPCLHSFCLHCLQRIQATSGTPDTILCPECRRNFTIPGNGDLNTLPTNFRLNSLLDALPVTECKTSGVKCGNCDKRRQESAYCFTCRSFWCEDCLPSHNTIKTFKEHHALALKDFGDEDFENIFKQPTFCAKHVKKELELFCQVCKTAICSSCAFIDHEGHAKTSVEEAAKEHRLRINRAIESRKEKVQKKVTRIAKLGENCSQVQHVAATVKSEVQQFTYNLIAAIETKKNKIFDEVEKKAKQCLERLGDKSQEIEEEMKRDQTAIEKCDKMLNRSTNPQIMLPNEFLDQLFREESEQEDTVDFDGENVIDFAFERNEELFNYVYAEQLGFLKIKTISKESTVEGKGISDGTVGLLAEIVVISRNIMGEQVYDQNNRVTLDIRNHDGQDCSTKPQIYDNKDGSYEISYFAKEVGTCQASVKVNGQHVRGSPFKTEFKPRLFKPVLSFGKQGSAPGKFNWPWGIAVNHKDEIVVADYGNHRIQTFLGDGTHLRSFGRKGNLQGQFNYPSGITFYNNNIIVSDTYNHRIQIFDDQGQYLHQFGEKGNLNHQLDRPHGLSIDSDGNIIVADSNNKSIKIFTLDGQFLRTIGEEGSFIDPAHCIQHGNYFIVSENGDHCIKVLDKQGEFLYNFGMKGAGDGEFKSPHCLSVDKAGHLLVCDAQNDRVQVFKLNGEFRTKFRALGKGKGRVSFPISTAFFSDGRIIVTEAGNHRVVVFE